The proteins below are encoded in one region of Styela clava chromosome 4, kaStyClav1.hap1.2, whole genome shotgun sequence:
- the LOC120326076 gene encoding apoptosis-resistant E3 ubiquitin protein ligase 1-like, producing MLPVYRFLLRYILNESNILLVMALDFFAMILLGLVYAVVRWAVNHYRSLTNNNESGSSTFSLFCSAKVDWEWVEPIQVGETMTFKVKFFGLAGLPRSISDVKNLKIEIMKNSLTIAHVEELVQNEQPPQEGSDAPVSQNSNVIKVSFTVRASGVYTITIYEDGRLIAGSPHKKVFIPGPPVASRTTLIRTLNSSTVLPITQNLPHVLTIEPRDEFGNTCANRLHQYDLRDKLSLMVSEIGGDEEDFIIPVSTDLRLANDTIIVDLFVPISGCFHAVTTYENEIINNGEFDLVVLTEEEMEEVQENVERRNLNVWYEAKLLDTSHDQYSSPKENRSSLFSRTLSMGDIPGSSTSNNKPSLSAFRSRRILSSTSSLSKPKSVYCYITPKQIVVKEFYFKIFPKRLQSFRLCQATKITVLSPANKSLSPVIMINDNCQPAYTLSCPLAYILIATFIGILNKNIGGSDSYEEKVKYFRQELSSYHKISRFSRGQVYLTVKREQLLYDSYKTTKHLSVKDWLKQFQINFEGELGVDWGGLSREWVTQLCKILFIPDQSLDESSSGDSKIDGADMFKRLKDDNQALVLPNSNATSGSKLKFFEFAGKLVGKCLIDSCFEREQIKYVTARFARSFLAQIIGLAVTFKHFESDDPELYKSKIRYIIENDVSDFDLYFSEEEYHSNGKLSQVVPLKPNGAKLQVTNENKLEYLNRLAQYRLSTSIKDEIDAFNKGLNFLVPDHLLSMFDENELELLMCGSSKIDVQDMKKYCNVENRSPAFVRTLQWFWVVVSSFTQDELAMLLQFITGCSQLPPGGFADLSPRLKISFLFYQSNILPTAHTCFNELCLPLYDSYDKLHKMLNIAIKEGAVGFGMI from the exons ATGCTACCAGTATATAGATTTCTACTTCGCTATATTCTGAATGAATCAAACATTTTACTAGTTATGGCATTAG ATTTCTTTGCAATGATTCTACTTGGCCTTGTCTACGCTGTTGTCAGGTGGGCAGTCAACCATTATCGAAGTTTAACAAACAACAATGAAAGTGGATCTTCTACGTTTAGTTTATTTTG TTCTGCGAAAGTTGATTGGGAATGGGTTGAACCAATACAAGTGGGAGAAACGATGACATTCAAGGTTAAG TTCTTTGGTTTGGCCGGATTACCACGCAGCATATCTGatgtaaaaaatttgaaaattgaaataatgaaaaattcaCTAACAATTGCTCATGTTGAAGAATTAGTTCAGAATGAACAACCACCACAGGAAG GCTCAGATGCTCCGGTTTCACAAAACTCAAATGTAATAAAAGTGTCATTCACAGTACGAGCAAGTGGAGTATACACAATAACTATTTATGAAGATGGCAGACTTATTGCAGGAAGTCCTCATAAAAAAGTGTTCATACCTG GTCCTCCTGTTGCATCTAGAACAACTTTAATCAGAACATTGAATTCATCAACTGTTTTACCAATTACACAAAATCTTCCTCATGTGTTGACAATAGAACCACGGGATGAGTTTGGGAATACTTGTGCGAATCGACTTCATCAATATGATTTGAGAGACAAATTGTCTTTGATGGTGTCGGAG ATTGGGGGAGATGAAGAAGATTTTATTATTCCTGTGAGTACGGATTTACGACTTGCAAATGACACAATTATAGTGGATTTATTTGTTCCAATATCTGGTTGTTTCCATGCAGTTACTACATATGAAAATGAAATCATCAATAATGGAGAATTTGATCTTGTGGTTTTAACAG AGGAAGAAATGGAAGAAGTTCAAGAAAATGTTGAAAGGCGAAATTTAAATGTTTGGTATGAAGCAAAATTATTGGACACTTCACATGATCAATATTCAAGT ccAAAAGAGAATCGAAGTTCTTTATTTTCGAGAACGTTATCTATGGGAGATATTCCTGGATCGTCAACATCTAACAATAAACCATCACTGTCAGCATTCAGGAGTCGTAGAATTTTGTCTTCTACCAGTTCTCTTTCTAAACCGAAATCAGTATATTGCTATATAACTCCTAAG CAAATAGTTGTTAAAgaattttacttcaaaatatttccaaagCGTTTACAATCTTTCAGATTATGTCAAGCAACAAAA ATCACTGTGTTATCTCCAGCAAATAAAAGTCTTTCTCCTGTGATTATGATCAATGATAACTGTCAACCCGCATACACACTGTCATGTCCACTTGCTTATATTCTTATAGCAACTTTCATCGGTATACTCAACAAAAATATTG GTGGTTCAGATTCTTATGaagaaaaagtgaaatattttcgaCAAGAACTTTCCTCATACCATAAAATATCAAGGTTTTCTCGAGGACAAGTATATTTAACAGTGAAACGAGAACAACTTCTATATGAT tCTTATAAAACTACAAAGCATCTTTCTGTAAAAGATTGGCtcaaacaatttcaaataaattttgaggGTGAACTCGGTGTTGATTGGGGAGGTTTGAGTAGGGAGTGGGTGACGCAACTATGCAAGATTTTGTTTATTCCCGATCAAAGTTTGGATGAAAGTAGTAGTGGAGATTCGAAGATCGACGGAGCAGATATGTTTAAAAGATTGAAAGATGATAATCAAGCACTG gTTCTTCCCAATTCAAACGCTACATCCggatcaaaattaaaatttttcgaaTTTGCTGGAAAACTTGTTGGAAAGTGTTTGATTGACAGTTGCTTTGAACGAGAGCAAATCAAATATGTGACAGCTAGATTTGCTCGATCATTTCTTGCTCAAATAATTGGGCTAGCTGTCACTTTTAAG CATTTTGAAAGTGATGACCCTGAattatataaaagtaaaattcGATATATCATTGAAAATGATGTTTCtgattttgatttatatttttctgaagaaGAGTATCATTCTAATGGGAAACTTTCACAG GTTGTGCCTCTGAAGCCCAATGGGGCAAAATTACAAGTAacgaatgaaaataaattggaatATCTGAACAGGCTTGCTCAATATAGGTTGTCCACTTCAATAAAAGATGAAATAGATGCATTTAATAAAG GTCTTAATTTTCTTGTACCTGATCATTTGTTGAGCATGTTTGATGAAAATGAGTTGGAATTACTCATGTGTGGATCAAGTAAAATCGATGTTcaagatatgaaaaaatattgtaatgttGAAAACAGAAGCCCAGCTTTTGTGAGG actTTGCAATGGTTTTGGGTTGTTGTTTCAAGTTTTACTCAAGATGAACTTGCTATGCTGCTGCAATTCATCACTGGATGCTCACAACTGCCACCAGGTGGATTTGCAGATTTATCACCAAGATTGaagatttcatttttattttatcagagTAATATTCTTCCCACTGCACATACATG cTTCAATGAGCTTTGTCTTCCATTGTATGATTCATATGACAAACTACACAAGATGTTGAACATTGCTATCAAAGAAGGTGCTGTAGGATTTGGAATGATTTAA
- the LOC120326077 gene encoding DNA repair protein XRCC4-like — protein MCTYFCAVDSGHLQAEISDDGWSFVYCLTGKAWKGKISKDDIASSASDLNQNLTQYSETAIKVFSNENCEDIVIDLIDCENDKKELCWKKITSTSVKYSLGSVVLERCDAGEVDKVLNQAFGAITKLKRELKESQNEKSKIESEKNDLACRLEDFSRLKVELEGELFTKFVLILNEKKSKIRDLKKEIEKLKNPKIQFPSHTVNNTGDGISKEVLVQEGLQSKKLRSETKRNISHDNSLTEESEELIKKIPRRERKQQQIFASVVPSTNSKIICKLEESTSPSTSMVNEFDETVDASGMIDGL, from the coding sequence ATGTGCACTTATTTTTGTGCAGTCGATTCTGGTCACTTACAAGCTGAAATATCAGACGATGGTTGGTCATTTGTCTACTGTCTGACTGGCAAGGCGTGGAAAGGAAAGATAAGCAAGGATGATATAGCTTCAAGTGCATCtgatttgaatcaaaatttaacCCAATATAGTGAAACAGCGATCAAAGTTTTTTCTAATGAAAACTGTGAAGATATTGTGATCGATCTGATAGATTGTGAAAATGATAAGAAAGAACTATGCTGGAAAAAAATTACCAGCACCAGTGTAAAATATTCCCTTGGATCTGTGGTTTTGGAAAGATGCGATGCAGGTGAAGTAGATAAAGTCTTGAATCAGGCATTCGGTGCAATAACAAAGTTAAAGAGAGAATTGAAGGAGTCACAAAATGAGAAATCTAAAATTGAATCTGAGAAGAACGACTTAGCGTGTCGATTAGAGGATTTTTCTCGACTAAAAGTTGAATTAGAAGGAGAACTATTCACTAAATTTGTTTTGATATTAAAtgaaaagaaatcaaaaattcgTGATTTGAAAAAGGAAATCGAAAAACTGAAAAATCCAAAAATTCAATTTCCATCTCATACAGTAAATAATACTGGTGATGGAATCAGTAAGGAAGTATTAGTCCAAGAAGGTCTGCAAAGTAAAAAACTAAGATCTGAAACTAAAAGAAATATATCTCATGACAATTCTTTGACTGAAGAATCTGAAGAATTAATTAAAAAGATCCCAAGACGTGAACGTAAACAACAACAGATTTTTGCGTCAGTTGTTCCCTCAACAAATTCCAAAATTATATGCAAATTGGAAGAATCTACAAGCCCATCAACTTCAATGGTAAATGAATTCGATGAAACAGTTGATGCAAGTGGTATGATTGATGGATTATAG